CTGGGACGAGCGTACGCCGGACTCGGACGCCGGTCCGAGGCGGAGGCGATCCTCGCGGAGATGCAGGAGCTCGCGACGCGCCGCTACGTCTCCCCCTACGATCTGGCCCTCGTCGCCGAGTCGATCGGAGAAGCGGATCAGGCGCTCGACATGCTCGAGCGCGCGCACGCGAACCGCGCCAACATGCTCGTCCTCTTGCGCGTCGACCCCCGGTGGGACCGGCTCCGCTCCCATCCGCGGTTCGAGGACCTCGTGCGCCGGATGGCGTTCCCGCCGGCACGCGCGGCCGCGGGAGCCCCCGCCGCGCCGTCCCGCGAAGCGCCGGCGCCCCAGGGCTTCAAAGCCCGCTAAGCATCCGCGGGCCCTGGCCGATAACTCTCCCGTCGAAGGGTGACGTCGGGTCATCCCTCAGGGGGAGCCGTAACGCCTTGAATATCCACGTCGCGATCGTCATGCAGCAGGGGCCGGACCGGGACTCGCTGGTGCGTCATGTGACGGACCAGGGGTGCGCCGTCACCGTCCGCGATCATCCCTCGGAGCTCCTGACCGGACCCGAGGAGAACTGGCAGCTCGGATTCCTCGACTTCAACGGCGACTTCGGCGAGCGCCGCGAGGTCGTCCGGAAGCTCAAAGAGCGCTACCCGCGCATGCAGCTCGCCCTCTGGCTCGACCGCGCCGCGGCGGATCTCGCGGCCGAGATGAACGAGCTCGGAGTCCGGAACATCTACCTGAAGCCGGTCCGGTTCGAGCCGATCGACGGACTCCTGCGCGCCGCCGGAAAGAGCGCCGCGCAGCAGGCGCGCCAGCAGCGCGAGACCGTCAAGGTCCAGGAGGAGTTCCGGTTCGAGCGCATCGTGGGGGAGAGCCCCGCGATCCGGGAATCCATCGAGCTGGCGCGGAGCGTGGCCGAATCGAGCGCGACCTCGGTGCTCCTCCTCGGCGAGAGCGGCGTGGGCAAGGAGCTCTTCGCGCGCGCGATCCACGGCGAGAGCCCGCGCGCACACGGCCCGTTCATGGAGATCAACTGCGCCGCGATCCCGCGCGAGCTCCTCGAGAGCGAGCTCTTCGGGCACGAGAAGGGCGCGTTCACGGACGCGACCCAGCTCCGCGTGGGCCTCTTCGAGGCCGCGGAGGGCGGGTCCGTGTTCCTCGACGAGATCGGCGAGCTCCCGCTCACGCTCCAGGCGAAGCTCCTCAAGTTCCTCGACTCGAAGATCGTGCGCCGCGTGGGCGGCTCGCGCGACATCGCGGTCGACGTGCGCATCCTGGCGGCGACGAACCGCGAGCTCGTGGACGAGGTGCGCCAGGGCCGCTTCCGCGAGGACCTCTACTACCGGCTCCACGTCGTGCCGATCGCGATCCCGCCGCTCCGGGAGCGTTCCGACGACGCGGTGCTCCTCGCGCGGCTCTTCGTCGAGCGCGTGGGACGGAAGCTCGGGAAGAAGACGAAGCTCACGTCCGCGGCCGAGCGCGAGATCTCCCGCTATCCGTGGCCCGGGAACGTGCGCGAGCTGATGAACGCGATCGAGCGCGCCGTGCTGCTCGCGCGCGGCGAGGAGATCGGCGCCGACGACCTCGCGATTCCCCGAGTGCGCGAACGCGGACCGGGGCAGGAGATCTCCCTCGCCGACATCGGGCTCCGGATCCCCGCCGAGGGGGTCTCGCTCGTCGCCGTCGAGAAGGCCGTGATCGAGGGCGCCCTCGCCCGAACGCACGGAAACGTG
This region of Candidatus Eisenbacteria bacterium genomic DNA includes:
- a CDS encoding sigma-54 dependent transcriptional regulator; translation: MNIHVAIVMQQGPDRDSLVRHVTDQGCAVTVRDHPSELLTGPEENWQLGFLDFNGDFGERREVVRKLKERYPRMQLALWLDRAAADLAAEMNELGVRNIYLKPVRFEPIDGLLRAAGKSAAQQARQQRETVKVQEEFRFERIVGESPAIRESIELARSVAESSATSVLLLGESGVGKELFARAIHGESPRAHGPFMEINCAAIPRELLESELFGHEKGAFTDATQLRVGLFEAAEGGSVFLDEIGELPLTLQAKLLKFLDSKIVRRVGGSRDIAVDVRILAATNRELVDEVRQGRFREDLYYRLHVVPIAIPPLRERSDDAVLLARLFVERVGRKLGKKTKLTSAAEREISRYPWPGNVRELMNAIERAVLLARGEEIGADDLAIPRVRERGPGQEISLADIGLRIPAEGVSLVAVEKAVIEGALARTHGNVVEAAKLLHIGRGSLRCKMRRHGLSREEPVRAGVA